In Pseudoliparis swirei isolate HS2019 ecotype Mariana Trench chromosome 2, NWPU_hadal_v1, whole genome shotgun sequence, the following are encoded in one genomic region:
- the plcd4b gene encoding 1-phosphatidylinositol 4,5-bisphosphate phosphodiesterase delta-4: MDPEGSRIQDDSDVKVMMAGSTLRKVKSKSWKKQRHFRLLEDGMTIWYKSRWAGRGHTTFSVTEVEAVREGHQSEVLLSVAEEFPADACFTLVFHGRQGNLDLVAETAEEAGAWIRGVRKLVYKAQTMDEKERLDQWVWDWFQRADKNKDGKMNFKEVRTLLKMMNVDMNEEHALHLFTMADKAESGSLEIQQFVHFYKMLTQRDEVWKVFQDYSEDGEMLMASELQNFLSIEQHEEGQRSSQHAQQLIDRYEPSEAAKKQRAMTLDGFQVYLCSREGSVFKPEHRELHQDMSQPLCHYFISSSHNTYLLEDQLRGQSSLEAYIQALKRGCRCVEVDCWDGSDGEPVVYHGHTWTSKILFRDVVSTLKEYAFKASDFPVILSLENHCGVEQQTVMAQHLSHILGDTLLTALLGGQIPQQLPSPQELRGKILLKAKKIGDLGDCVDETLTDEVSDDEEMANDDAESLSAEGPSPAECLPETGKKSKSQLSRALSDLVVYCKSVHFHGFERARSHAKCYEMSSFSESKAKRLAKDAGTDFVQYNARHLSRIYPGGRRTDSSNYNPQDMWNVGSQMVALNFQTAGLEMDLNDGLFRQNGGCGFVLKPDFMRGGATRFSPEKPGERPGYGPRRLSIQVISGQQLPKVNQKEGSIVDPLVRVEVYGVPQDQAREETSHINNNGFNPVWNETLNFVVHAPELALVRFEVEDHDKASRNDFMGQFTLPFTCIQAGYRHVHLLSRDGTAIPPSSLFVNISISELT, encoded by the exons ATGGATCCCGAAGGTTCAC GCATCCAAGATGACTCGGACGTCAAGGTGATGATGGCGGGGTCGACTCTGAGAAAAGTCAAGTCGAAATCGTGGAAGAAGCAGCGCCACTTCCGCCTCCTGGAGGACGGCATGACCATCTGGTACAAGTCCAGATGGGCAGGCAGAGGCCACACCACGT TCTCGGTCACCGAGGTGGAGGCCGTGCGCGAGGGCCACCAGTCGGAGGTCCTGCTGAGCGTCGCCGAGGAGTTCCCCGCCGACGCCTGCTTCACCTTGGTGTTTCACGGTCGCCAAGGCAACCTGGACCTCGTGGCGGAGACGGCGGAGGAGGCCGGAGCCTGGATCCGGGGAGTCCGCAAGCTGGTCTACAAAGCCCAGACCATGGACGAGAAGGAGAGGCTGGACCA GTGGGTCTGGGACTGGTTTCAGAGAGCCGACAAGAACAAAGACGGCAAGATGAACTTCAAAGAGGTGCGGACGCTGCTGAAGATGATGAACGTGGACATGAACGAGGAGCACGCGCTGCACCTCTTCACG ATGGCCGACAAGGCGGAGAGCGGCTCTCTGGAGATCCAGCAGTTTGTCCATTTCTACAAGATGCTGACTCAGAGGGACGAGGTGTGGAAGGTGTTCCAGGACTACTCCGAAGACGGAGAGATGTTGATGGCGAGCGAGCTGCAGAACTTCCTGAGCATCGAGCAGCACGAGGAGGGACAGCGGAGTTCCCAGCATGCACAGCAGCTGATCGACCGCTACGAACCATCTGAAGCAG cCAAGAAGCAGCGCGCCATGACCCTGGATGGCTTCCAGGTGTACCTGTGCTCACGGGAGGGCTCCGTATTTAAACCCGAGCACCGGGAGCTCCACCAGGACATGAGCCAGCCGCTCTGCCActacttcatctcctcctcgcaCAACACCTACCTCCTGGAGGACCAGCTGCGGGGACAGAGCAGCCTGGAGGCATACATCCA agctcTGAAAAGAGGCTGCCGTTGTGTGGAGGTGGACTGCTGGGACGGCAGTGATGGGGAACCCGTCGTGTACCACGGTCACACCTGGACTTCTAAGATTCTTTTCAGAGACGTTGTTTCCACGCTGAAGGAATATGCCTTCAAG GCATCGGACTTCCCAGTCATCCTGTCTCTGGAGAACCACTGTGGCGTGGAGCAGCAGACGGTCATGGCCCAGCACCTCAGTCACATCTTGGgtgacacgctgctgaccgcCCTGCTGGGCGGGCAGATCCCTCAACAGCTTCCCTCTCCACAG GAACTGAGGGGGAAGATTCTGCTGAAGGCCAAGAAGATCGGCGACCTGGGGGACTGTGTGGATGAGACCCTGACGGATGAAGTCAGCGATGACGAAGAGATGGCCAACGATGACGCCGAGAGCCTCTCCGCAGAGGGCCCGTCGCCTGCCGAGTGTTTACCTGAAACGGGGAAG AAGTCCAAGTCCCAGCTGTCGCGGGCGCTGTCGGACCTGGTGGTTTACTGCAAGAGCGTCCACTTCCACGGCTTCGAGCGCGCTCGCTCACACGCCAAGTGCTACGAGATGTCCTCGTTCTCCGAGTCCAAGGCCAAGAGGCTCGCCAAGGACGCGG GGACGGATTTTGTTCAGTACAACGCGCGGCACCTGAGCCGGATCTACCCCGGAGGCCGCAGGACCGACTCCTCCAACTACAACCCGCAGGACATGTGGAACGTGGGCAGCCAGATGG TGGCTCTGAACTTCCAGACCGCCGGTCTGGAGATGGACCTGAACGACGGGCTGTTCCGGCAGAACGGCGGCTGCGGCTTCGTCCTCAAGCCGGACTTCATGAGGGGCGGAGCCACGCGGTTCAGCCCGGAGAAACCCGGAGAGCGGCCCGGCTACGGCCCGCGGCGCTTATCCATTCAG gtgatcAGTGGGCAGCAGCTCCCCAAGGTGAACCAGAAGGAGGGCTCCATTGTGGACCCCCTGGTCAGAGTGGAGGTCTACGGGGTCCCTCAGGACCAGGCCCGGGAGGAGACCagccacatcaacaacaacg GTTTCAACCCCGTGTGGAACGAGACCCTGAACTTCGTGGTCCACGCCCCCGAGCTGGCCCTGGTCCGCTTCGaggtggaggaccacgacaAGGCGTCCAGGAACGACTTCATGGGGCAGTTCACGCTcccgttcacctgcatccaagCAG GGTATCGTCACGTTCACCTGCTCTCCAGAGATGGGACcgccatccctccctcctccctgttCGTCAACATCAGCATCTCAGAGCTCACATGA